In a genomic window of Scyliorhinus torazame isolate Kashiwa2021f chromosome 5, sScyTor2.1, whole genome shotgun sequence:
- the LOC140418900 gene encoding uncharacterized protein has product MEGKSTVHSEEKSCTCCVCGRGISRSSGLTSNKCSHTEEKPWKCADCGKGFTSPSQLETHRRSHTGERPFTCSKCGKGFTQVSNLMKHKRVHTGERPFTCSQCGKGFINSTNLLTHQRIHTGERPFSCSECGKGFTQVSNLLRHQRIHTGERPFTCSKCGKGFTQTSDLQKHQRIHTGERPFQCPDCGKCFKSSGELMLHQRVHTDERPFRCSHCGTGFRESTQLTVHQRIHTGERLFTCSECGKGFTQSSSLLRHQRGHK; this is encoded by the coding sequence atggaaggaaaaagcaccgttcacagtgaggagaaatcgtgcacgtgttgtgtgtgtggacgaggaatcagtcgatcatcaggcctcacaagcaacaaatgcagtcacactgaggagaaaccgtggaaatgtgcggactgtgggaaaggattcacatccccatcccaactggaaactcaccgacgcagtcacactggggagagaccattcacctgctccaagtgtgggaagggattcactcaggtatccaacctgatgaaacacaagcgagttcacactggggagaggccgttcacctgctctcagtgtgggaagggattcatcaatTCAAccaatctgctgacacaccagagaattcacactggggagaggccattcagttgctccgagtgtgggaagggtttcactcaggtatccaacctgctgagacaccagcgaattcacactggggagagaccattcacctgctccaagtgtgggaaaggatttactcaaacatctgacctgcagaagcaccagcgaattcacactggggagagaccattccaatgtccagactgcgggaagtgctttaaaagttctggggaactgatgctccatcaacgtgttcacactgacgagagaccatttagatgctctcactgtgggactgggtttagAGAATCAACtcagctcactgtacatcagcgaattcacactggggagaggctattcacctgttcagagtgtgggaagggattcactcagtcatcctccctactgagacaccaacgaggccacaagtaa